The Malus sylvestris chromosome 12, drMalSylv7.2, whole genome shotgun sequence genome contains a region encoding:
- the LOC126591796 gene encoding E3 ubiquitin-protein ligase PUB23-like: protein MDEEIDVPSFFLCPISLEIMKDPVTISTGITYDRESIEKWLFSSKNKTCPVTKQVVSEDSDLTPNHTLRRLLQAWCTMNASHGIERIPTPKPPVNKSQIDKLLRDAKKSPNGLAKCLSELRSISSQSEANKRSIEAAGAGEFLASTIINNIKNDRENVENEEALSILYNLNLSEDVLKTLIGKEGEFVEALIKLMQRGSDESRTYAVMLLRSMFEVADSMRMTNVKPAFFVQVVQVLNDQISQQASKATLQLLIQFCQWGRNRTKAVESGAVMVLIELLLDTSSDRRTLEMTLLVLDMLCSCAEGRAELLTHSAGLAVVSKKIMRVSKVASERAVKILFSICKFSPTSNVLQEMMQLGIVAKLCLVLQVDSGSKTKEKAREILKLHARTWKNSTCIPSNLVSSYPS, encoded by the coding sequence ATGGACGAAGAAATTGATGTTCCCTCATTTTTTCTGTGCCCCATTTCTCTAGAAATCATGAAGGATCCCGTCACAATCTCGACCGGGATCACTTACGATCGAGAGAGCATAGAGAAATGGTTGTTCTCAAGCAAGAACAAGACTTGTCCCGTTACCAAACAAGTGGTTTCGGAGGATTCCGACTTAACTCCCAACCACACTCTTCGCCGGTTGCTCCAAGCTTGGTGCACAATGAACGCTTCTCACGGCATTGAAAGGATCCCAACTCCGAAGCCGCCCGTTAACAAATCTCAGATCGATAAGCTCCTCCGAGACGCCAAAAAGTCCCCAAACGGTCTGGCAAAATGCCTCAGTGAGCTTCGATCCATTTCATCCCAAAGCGAAGCCAACAAGAGAAGCATCGAAGCCGCTGGTGCAGGCGAGTTCCTTGCTTCAACGATAATCAACAACATCAAGAACGACAGAGAAAATGTCGAAAACGAAGAAGCTTTGAGCATTCTCTATAACCTAAATCTTAGTGAAGATGTTCTCAAAACTCTAATAGGCAAAGAGGGTGAGTTTGTCGAGGCCTTAATCAAACTCATGCAACGTGGGAGCGACGAGTCTCGGACGTACGCTGTGATGTTGTTGAGATCAATGTTCGAGGTTGCTGATTCGATGAGGATGACAAACGTAAAACCTGCATTCTTCGTCCAAGTTGTTCAGGTCTTAAATGATCAAATCTCACAACAGGCCTCAAAAGCCACATTGCAACTGTTGATCCAGTTCTGTCAATGGGGACGAAACAGAACCAAAGCCGTTGAATCCGGGGCGGTTATGGTCTTGATTGAGCTTCTTCTGGATACTTCTTCCGATAGGAGAACCTTGGAAATGACACTCTTGGTGCTTGACATGCTATGCAGCTGTGCGGAAGGCCGCGCAGAACTGCTTACCCACAGCGCAGGACTAGCCGTGGTGTCTAAGAAGATAATGAGGGTCTCGAAGGTGGCGAGCGAGAGGGCAGTGAAGATTTTGTTCTCCATTTGCAAGTTTTCCCCGACGTCGAATGTTttgcaggagatgatgcaattaGGTATTGTGGCGAAGCTATGCTTAGTTCTTCAAGTGGATAGTGGGAGCAAGACCAAGGAGAAGGCTAGAGAGATCTTAAAATTGCATGCAAGGACATGGAAGAATTCTACTTGTATACCAAGCAATTTGGTTTCTTCTTATCCAtcttga